From the genome of Sporocytophaga myxococcoides DSM 11118:
CGTCAGCCGTTTCCCCTATAAACTTTTCAATTAGAAGTGGGATATCTTCTCTACGCTCATTCAAAGGAGGGACTTGGATAAGAATAACCCCAAGGCGATGGTATAAATCTTCTCTGAATCGGTTTTCTTCTATTTCTTTCAGAATATTCTTGTTTGTTGCTGCAACGATCCGGACATCTACTTTAATTTCCTTTTCTCCACCAACTCTGGTAATCTTATTTTCCTGCAAAGCTCTCAATACTTTAGCTTGAGCAGAAAGACTCATATCTCCTATCTCATCCAGAAAGAGGGTGCCTCCGCTAGCCTGTTCAAATTTTCCGATTCTTTGCTTGATGGCAGAAGTAAAAGATCCTTTTTCGTGTCCGAAAAGCTCACTTTCTATCAACTCTCCAGGTATTGCAGCACAATTGACTTCAACCATTGGTCCCGCAGCTCGGTTGCTTTTGGCATGAAGCCACTTGGCTACCAGCTCTTTTCCCGAACCATTGGGGCCGGTTACAAAAACCCTAGCATCTGTTGGTGCAACTTTTTCTATGGTTTTTCTCACATCTTCAATAGCAGGTGATTTTCCAAGTATGTCAAAGGTTTTATTGATTTTCTTTTTAAGAACTTTTGTTTCAGAAACCAGACTTGATTTGTCAAGAGCATTTCTTACCGATACAAGCAGTCGGTTTAGATCCGGTGGTTTCTGAATAAAATCAAACGCGCCTTTTTTGGTAGCCTCTACAGCTGTTTCAATACTCCCATGTGCAGACACCATAATGAATTGGGTATCTTTTCCAAGTTCAAGAGCTTTTTCAAGCACTTCCATACCATCCATTTTAGGCATTTTGATATCACAAAGTACCAAGTCATAATTGTTTTTCTCAATTAAAGCCATCCCTTCTTCTCCGTCTTTTGCTTCGTCTACTTGGTATTTTTCAAACTCCAGAATTTCTTTGAGAGTGCTTCTGATGCTTCTTTCGTCATCTATAATGAGAATATGAGCCATGTTGGTGCTGTTGTTCGGTTTTTAAGGTTAAATAAAAAAATGCAAGCCGTTAAGCCGGGTTCTGTCGTGTCTTATCATTTATCTGGTCCCGAAGTCGCCTCCGGGAATCAAACGACCTACCCATTCCGCCATTCCGGTATCCGGAATCAGAGCGAGCAACTCTGCTGTAGACGGAACCTATTTGGTCTTTCAACCCATAAGGTTTACCCCAATTTTACATCGCTGCAAAACGAGTGAGCTCTTACCTCACTTTTTCACCCTTACCTTTTATAAGGCGGTAATTTTCTGTGGCACTATCTGTCCCTTCATAAAACTATGAAAAGCCTTCCCGTTAGGAAGTATGGTGCTCTCTGTTGCCCGGACTTTCCTCCCCCCAAAATCGGGAAGCGATAAGATGGCTTGCATTCAATGCAAATGTAAATCTGATTTTGCAATCCCCAAAAGCTTTCTGGTTTTAGTTAATTTTTACCAGAGTTGCTCCGTAACCAAACTTTTCTTTTTTTGCATCTTTGAAATAGGCAATGCCTTTGGTCTTGCTTAAAATTTCCTGAATTTTTAATTTTAGGATACCATTGCCGACACCATGAATAAAAGTGATTTCATCCATGCCTGACGCAATTGCATTATCCAGATTTTTCTGAAAATGCTTGACCTGAATTTCCAGCATTTCGCTGTTGCTTAATTTCAGATGATCTGAAGTTAGCTTTTCAATATGAAGGTCGATTTCAGCCGCAGGTCTGGAAATTTCTTTAACCTCTTGAGGAGCGGAGTACATTTCCTGAACAAGCTTTTCCTTATTTATAGGTGTCTGTTTATCATCTATTTTAAATAGATAGCCTTGTTCATTTACAATGGGGAGAAGCTTTTTGTTTTTATAAAAAGTTGAGGCTTTAATACTCAGTTTTCTGACCAATGGTTCTTTGTAGACGGTTCTTCCAAAACTGAAATACAAGCACTGCGTTATCCATGATGGCCATGAGTCAAAATCTTTTACAGTTGCTTCTCCAACTTTGATATGAGCTTTTGATTTCAGGTTTCCAGTACTGATACCGACATAGTTTTCTTCGGCCAGACTACCGAATGTAAATGAAATATCAAGATCGGTTTCGTTGATAAGCTGAATGGAATAAATTCTGTCATTAAAGGGAACAAATGCGAGATAAATACCATCTGTTTTAAGCCTTTCAGGAGCTATTTCCTGCCCGGGTTCTTCCGTTGCTATAAAGCTTTCTGCTGAAGCAACCACCACAAGCTCTTTAATTAATGCGGGTATAAGAAATCCATCCTGAATCTCTACTTCAACATCTCTGGAACTGATGATTCTTCTGACAATTCCTTCTTCTTTCCCATGTATAAATCTGACCTTATCTCCCGGTTTCATAATTTTTAAAAGTAAATAGGATGAAATTTAAATCCTTTTCTGCTGTATTCCAAAGCCGGCGCAGGAACATGCAATATGTTTAAACCATAATCAAAAATGAAATTCAACACTTTGCTTCTGGTTCTTATTTTGGTAAAATCTATGTCAAGACTTAGATAATACTGCCTGTAAGGGTCATACCCAGCCGATTTGTTCTGAATGTCATGAGCATAAATCATATTTTCTGCACTATAACCTAAAGATACATTCAGCCATTTGGGGAATCGACTTTCTTTATTTGGAAGAAATGAAAGTATGTTAAAAGAAAGCCAGTAAGTTTGACCGTTATAGTCTTTTAGTAATTGTTCGTTAAACGTCTTTCCTAAGACGTTAGGCCTTTCCTTTGCAAATTGGGTTTTGTGAAAAGAAAATTTTGGCTGAATTCTAAGCTCATCCCAAAGGAGATATTGTCCAATTACAAGTGCAGAACCTGAAGCGTTGGCTGCAACATCTGTCCACGAAAAGCCATATTCGGGTGAATAAGCGTCAAGAAATTCTATAGGAGTCTGAAATACAAATCCTGCCAAACCTCCAATGATATAGGCTTTTTTCTTGGGTACACCACTCCATTTCAGTACATCAACAGCAAAACGACTTTCATGAAACGAAGTAGTAGCGTGGCCCAGCTTATCCATCTGTTTCCATTCGTCAGAGTCGTCAAAAAAATGGAAAGAACTTCTGGGATTGTTTTTATACCATACCTCATTAAGGCCGATCATACTTGCCGTATATAATCCTACAACGCCTGAAGCTATAGGAATCAGCCTTTTTTTATTTATTGCAGAGATTGTATCCTGCGCCTTGGATGCAAAAGTTATAAAAGAGATAAAAAATAAGATAATGATTCTCATGGAGCTTCTGCTTCGGCTTCGTCATCTTCCTTATGAGGAGTAACAGTAGTATTAAGTGTGTTATTGTTTTTTTTCTCTTCCTCTTCCTGTTCCCTTTTTTTCTCCTCAGCCAGCTCTTGTTCGAATTTTTTTCTTTCTTCTTCCAGGTCAAAAGTTATGGTATCTCTCTTAGGTTTTTCTTTTTTGCCGAAAAGTTCCTTCAGATTATTAAATCCCTGAGTATGCATGATACTGAAACCAGCAGAAGTATTGTTGATATTGTTTGATGCAACTGAGTTCAGGAGCGCATTATTATTATTTTTATTGTATAGCTTCAATCTCAATCTTCCATCCTGGCTAAGAAGATATTCAATAGTCCATTCACCTGCAATACTGGAGAAATTATTCTGATTGTTGCTTTGAGTGTTTTGATAGCTTCCATCACGGGATATTCTAAGTCGACCTTCCAGCATGGTGTAACTGAATCGTAACATAAAGGTGTTCATTGCATTGAGGTCAATATCTACCTGCAAATTTTTATCGAGCTGAGAAAGCCAACTGCTTAGCTGGTTGGATAGAAGTTCACTCAGGTTGCCACTTGAGCCGCCAATACCATTAAAAGAACCATCCTGAGCAGAGAAGCTTTTTAGAATAAGTAAGCTGAAAACCTGCTTATTTAATTCCTGCTCATTGGTTTTAATTTTGGACTCAAATTCTATGACATCTTCCACCATTTTTGGGTCAGACTTCAGGATGTCAACATCAAGATTGATACGAGGAGACATTAAATCACCTTCAATACCCATTAATACATCTACCGGATACCTTGTTTTAAATTCAGGATTCTTTCTTACCCTTCCTGTATCAATAAGAGGAGCAAGGGAAACATTTTGCCTATAGGCTGCCCTAATATCAAGCAACCCCTTATAAGGATCTCCAGTCCAGGAAATACTGCTATTGGGGAGCAAGTTGAACTCTTTGCTGATAATATTTGCAAGGGAGAAGTTGTAGGTACCCGTTTTGATTCTGTAGTTTCCAAACATGTTAAAATCACCACGGGTATCAATGCTCATTTTTATATTTCCAGATCCATTTCCTTTAAGTTTGTCACCTGCTTTTTTATCAAAAATAATTTCAATATTCGCATCGGTAGTCATATCGAAGTTAAAATCAAGTGTTATCCCTGATAAATCAACAGTTTCTTTGGTAATGGCAGCTTTACTTTTGGAAGTTGTAAAGGTAATATAACTTTGTTCTTCGACGGTGGAGTATTCTGTCATTGGAATATGAATATCAGTACCTTTTTGAGATCTGGCATTAGCTGTTATCTTAAGATCTGAAAAAGCGCCCAGAATTTCCAGATTTCCGCTTACAATTGCCTTGCCATAGAATAATTCATTGTCTTTTTCTGTAGTATTCAATACACATACATTATTCAGGTATCCTTTAAGGTTTACCACGAATTTCCTGAAATTGTCATGAAAAATACCCCCATCTAAAACGGCGTTATTTCCTTCTGAGTCTTTTAATTTTAGTCTTTTGAATCCAATAAGGTTTTCGTCGAAATAGACATTGTCAGAGAAATAATAAGTTGTGCCCAAGTAATCTACTTTGAATTTTCCATTCTGAACATTGCCAGTGCCTTTTAATACAATGTTTTTTAATGATCCTCCAATAGTGAAATCCCCTGTGATTTTACCAGACACTTCAGAAATTACACCTTTGAATATCGGATTAAGAAGATCCAAATCTGCTTTATCTAATTCAGCAAAGAGATTCAGCTTTTCGCTTTCTCCGTTTTTTCCTGGTTGAATATTTCCTTTTACATTAATTATGATGTTGCTCAAACGTTCCACTTCCACATCAAGGTCCAGAACGCTTTTTTCAGTGTTCCATGAAGATGTACCGATGATATTTCCTACAAGGAAATTATTCACATGGAAATTATTTATGAATAAACTGCTGCCAAGGTTAGGGTTGTTGAAAATATCATGAATATTAACTGATCCGGTAAGTACACCTTTTAATGAAACGTCTGTCAGCAATGGGTTTATGGTTTCCAACTGAAAATCTATAACTTTAAGAAAAGCCTCGTCAGAAGGCTCTTGCGATAAAGTCCCATCCAGGCTTACGGTTTGTTTATTGTTGGATACTGTAAAATTTTCAAAAAGGACCTTTTCTGAATTGAATGAAATAGAGTTAGAAGGATCAATTGTCCATTTTTTATTTAGAAGATTCAGGAATGAATTATTATTAAGGTTTACAACTCTGTAATCTTCATTGAAGTCAAGATTTCCTGCCAGTTTAGCAGAATTGTTGCTGCCTTTTTGTGCAATCTGCGATGTGAAGTTTACTCTGGTCCCATTCCAGATACCCTCAACTTGAAGGTTCTTGGTAGGGGTAAAAGATTTAAGAATCTGTTCATCCGATTTTACAAAGAACATCGCCAACACATTACTGCTGTCTGATAGTTTGGAAGCGGAGATTTGTGCTTCTGTTTTTAATAGCTCATATTCATTGTAATACAACGTATCAATTTTAGTATATAAGTTTAGGATACTTGAGTAACCGGAAGTGAAATCCCCTTCAATGTTAACACCAGGAGATAAATAAAGCTTAGGAAGATATATTGCTAAAATAGCATTGATATCTGTGAGATTGATTTTAAAATCAAGATGGTACTTGTCATACGATTTCTTCTTGTTAGCATAATATTTATCAAGCTCACTTTTTTTGTTCCGAGCAGTCATTTCATATTCATGCCACAGAGTTTCAATATTTGAAGCCAATGTAGTGAAGTTAAAATTGCCTTCTGCCTGTATACTTGCCAAGTCGGATTTTACTGAGAAATTCCTTATGCTATCTGTTTTTGAGCTGAGTATTTGCATGGAGTCCAGAAATACTTCTTTGTTTTTATAGACCAGATAGCTATTTCTGAAAATTGCTTTACCAAATATTTCATCCAATGTCATTCCTGTGAAATTAAAATCAGCTTCAGTCTTCACGAAAGTCTCTATTGGAGATAGGTTTAATGCTTTCAGGTTTGCTTTTTCCAGATTCGCCTGAATATTAAAATGATTATTGTTTTTGTTCAGATCAACTTCTCCATTAACGGAGAGTACAATATTACTGTCTTTTATGGCTACTGCTCCACTAAAGAACTGCTTACTAAGAGTGGCAGTTGTAGTGATATTTTTATAATTGTAATTGTTTACACCAATCCTGTGAACTTTTCCATTGATAAAAACTTCTGCATCATCTAGAGTAAAGCCTTTGCCTTCAATAGTCCCTTCCATGTCCAGCAACTGAACTTTATTTTCATATCCTACAAGCTTACCAAGATTGAATGACTTTGTAATCAGGCTTCCCTTGTAATGGGCTTTAGGGTGTGTGTTCTCCTGAATCTTCAAATTGATGTCAGACTCAACCATACCCAGTCCGGTAGTAAAATTACCCTTTGCTACAAAGTCATTTAGGAAACCGGTGAATATTCCATGTCCTTTTATTTTGCCCAGTTTTTTAAGGAAATTAGCGGCTTCATCGCCCACATATTGCTGAATGTCAGCAGCAGTAATGTCTGTTTCCTTAAAATTAAGATCCATAAAAGTTTTATCCAGTTCGGGTAAACCATCAAACTTGGTTTTACCTTTCATTCTGCTCCTGTTACCAAATTGCAGATCAAAATTGCTGACGGAAAAATTAATGACCTTTCCTTTAAATTTCCCGGAAAGTGTATAAATGTCATTAAAGTCTTGCAGGTCTGGGGCGAAATGAGAAAGGTTTCTGCTCGTGATCACTGATTGTTTGATATTACCTGTCATGACAATCTTTTCATTAAAATCTCCCAGATCGTCTATAGTGTTGTAGTCAAATCTGACATAATCTTTTACAATACTTTCCCCAATTTCGGCATAGAGGTCTTTAAACTCCATGTTTCTTTTGGTAAAGGTAAAGAGCGTTATGAGCTGGTGAACATTCAGTTTGGTTTGTCTGTCATTAGTGCTTAAGCGATGTACATTTATCTGAACAGTATCCTTAAAGAATTTAAGTTTAGTAGCATCAGCAGAAATATCAGTGAGTGCAAAATGATAATAATCGTATCCGTATGTAATTTTGTCCTTTCTGAAATCATGGTAAGAAAAAAGCATGTTTTCTACATTGACAGCTTCGATTACAAAAGGAGCAGATTGTGTTGCTGATGTATCAGAGGAAGCTGAAAGGTCCTGGATAGCAGCCACAAAGTCGGAAATATTAATGCCTCCATCTGTATATCTGAATACTTCAACTTTCCCGTTTGCCAGACTTATTTTGTCTATGGCTACTTTACCATAAAGGAGATTTAGGAAATTCAGATCAACTTTTGCATAGCCTACAGAGATCATTTTACCATTATGAGTATCATTTACCTCCAGCCCTTCCAGGATAATCTTGTCAAACCAATTGATGTCGACGTATTTTACCGAAATAGGATAATGCAGTTTTTCTGAAAGATAGGCAGATGCCTTATTGACGGCCCAGGTTTGTACTTTTGGGGAGCGAATGGCAAAAAGCAATCCCACCAGCAAAAGGATAATACCTAATGCAGTAAATGAGATGGTTTTTGTTAACCTTTTAAAAAAAATCAGGTATTTTCGCCTTTTATTCAAAATTTACAAATGGGTCCTTATATTTTAGCAATAGAATCATCCTGTGACGAAACCGCCGCTTCGGTAATTGGCAACGGTAAAATTCTTTCAAATATTGTTGCAACGCAAGATGTTCATATTAAATATGGCGGTATTGTTCCTGAGCTTGCCTCAAGAGCTCACCAACAAAATATAATTCCAGTTGTCGATCAGGCATTGCTAAAAGCAAATATAACAAAATCCATGCTAAATGCAGTTGCTGTAACAAAAGGCCCAGGTCTTTTAGGATCTTTACTGGTTGGAATTTCTTTTGCAAAGTCATTTGCTTTGGGCTTAGGAATACCCCTTATTGAAGTGAACCATATGCAAGCTCATATATTGTCACATTTTATAGATGAACCAAAACCTGAATTTCCATTTATTTGTCTGACAGTCAGTGGAGGACATACTCAAATAGTTTTGGTTAAAGATTATCTTGAAATGGAGATTCTGGGAGAAACACAGGATGATGCGGTAGGAGAGGCATTCGATAAATCAGCTAAGTTGCTGGGACTTCC
Proteins encoded in this window:
- a CDS encoding sigma-54-dependent transcriptional regulator → MAHILIIDDERSIRSTLKEILEFEKYQVDEAKDGEEGMALIEKNNYDLVLCDIKMPKMDGMEVLEKALELGKDTQFIMVSAHGSIETAVEATKKGAFDFIQKPPDLNRLLVSVRNALDKSSLVSETKVLKKKINKTFDILGKSPAIEDVRKTIEKVAPTDARVFVTGPNGSGKELVAKWLHAKSNRAAGPMVEVNCAAIPGELIESELFGHEKGSFTSAIKQRIGKFEQASGGTLFLDEIGDMSLSAQAKVLRALQENKITRVGGEKEIKVDVRIVAATNKNILKEIEENRFREDLYHRLGVILIQVPPLNERREDIPLLIEKFIGETADEYKTTPKKIDPKAVAYLQTLEWPGNIRELKNVVERLIIMSDSLISLEDAQKYANK
- a CDS encoding Smr/MutS family protein, with the translated sequence MKPGDKVRFIHGKEEGIVRRIISSRDVEVEIQDGFLIPALIKELVVVASAESFIATEEPGQEIAPERLKTDGIYLAFVPFNDRIYSIQLINETDLDISFTFGSLAEENYVGISTGNLKSKAHIKVGEATVKDFDSWPSWITQCLYFSFGRTVYKEPLVRKLSIKASTFYKNKKLLPIVNEQGYLFKIDDKQTPINKEKLVQEMYSAPQEVKEISRPAAEIDLHIEKLTSDHLKLSNSEMLEIQVKHFQKNLDNAIASGMDEITFIHGVGNGILKLKIQEILSKTKGIAYFKDAKKEKFGYGATLVKIN
- a CDS encoding DUF2279 domain-containing protein, producing MRIIILFFISFITFASKAQDTISAINKKRLIPIASGVVGLYTASMIGLNEVWYKNNPRSSFHFFDDSDEWKQMDKLGHATTSFHESRFAVDVLKWSGVPKKKAYIIGGLAGFVFQTPIEFLDAYSPEYGFSWTDVAANASGSALVIGQYLLWDELRIQPKFSFHKTQFAKERPNVLGKTFNEQLLKDYNGQTYWLSFNILSFLPNKESRFPKWLNVSLGYSAENMIYAHDIQNKSAGYDPYRQYYLSLDIDFTKIRTRSKVLNFIFDYGLNILHVPAPALEYSRKGFKFHPIYF
- a CDS encoding translocation/assembly module TamB domain-containing protein, with product MNKRRKYLIFFKRLTKTISFTALGIILLLVGLLFAIRSPKVQTWAVNKASAYLSEKLHYPISVKYVDINWFDKIILEGLEVNDTHNGKMISVGYAKVDLNFLNLLYGKVAIDKISLANGKVEVFRYTDGGINISDFVAAIQDLSASSDTSATQSAPFVIEAVNVENMLFSYHDFRKDKITYGYDYYHFALTDISADATKLKFFKDTVQINVHRLSTNDRQTKLNVHQLITLFTFTKRNMEFKDLYAEIGESIVKDYVRFDYNTIDDLGDFNEKIVMTGNIKQSVITSRNLSHFAPDLQDFNDIYTLSGKFKGKVINFSVSNFDLQFGNRSRMKGKTKFDGLPELDKTFMDLNFKETDITAADIQQYVGDEAANFLKKLGKIKGHGIFTGFLNDFVAKGNFTTGLGMVESDINLKIQENTHPKAHYKGSLITKSFNLGKLVGYENKVQLLDMEGTIEGKGFTLDDAEVFINGKVHRIGVNNYNYKNITTTATLSKQFFSGAVAIKDSNIVLSVNGEVDLNKNNNHFNIQANLEKANLKALNLSPIETFVKTEADFNFTGMTLDEIFGKAIFRNSYLVYKNKEVFLDSMQILSSKTDSIRNFSVKSDLASIQAEGNFNFTTLASNIETLWHEYEMTARNKKSELDKYYANKKKSYDKYHLDFKINLTDINAILAIYLPKLYLSPGVNIEGDFTSGYSSILNLYTKIDTLYYNEYELLKTEAQISASKLSDSSNVLAMFFVKSDEQILKSFTPTKNLQVEGIWNGTRVNFTSQIAQKGSNNSAKLAGNLDFNEDYRVVNLNNNSFLNLLNKKWTIDPSNSISFNSEKVLFENFTVSNNKQTVSLDGTLSQEPSDEAFLKVIDFQLETINPLLTDVSLKGVLTGSVNIHDIFNNPNLGSSLFINNFHVNNFLVGNIIGTSSWNTEKSVLDLDVEVERLSNIIINVKGNIQPGKNGESEKLNLFAELDKADLDLLNPIFKGVISEVSGKITGDFTIGGSLKNIVLKGTGNVQNGKFKVDYLGTTYYFSDNVYFDENLIGFKRLKLKDSEGNNAVLDGGIFHDNFRKFVVNLKGYLNNVCVLNTTEKDNELFYGKAIVSGNLEILGAFSDLKITANARSQKGTDIHIPMTEYSTVEEQSYITFTTSKSKAAITKETVDLSGITLDFNFDMTTDANIEIIFDKKAGDKLKGNGSGNIKMSIDTRGDFNMFGNYRIKTGTYNFSLANIISKEFNLLPNSSISWTGDPYKGLLDIRAAYRQNVSLAPLIDTGRVRKNPEFKTRYPVDVLMGIEGDLMSPRINLDVDILKSDPKMVEDVIEFESKIKTNEQELNKQVFSLLILKSFSAQDGSFNGIGGSSGNLSELLSNQLSSWLSQLDKNLQVDIDLNAMNTFMLRFSYTMLEGRLRISRDGSYQNTQSNNQNNFSSIAGEWTIEYLLSQDGRLRLKLYNKNNNNALLNSVASNNINNTSAGFSIMHTQGFNNLKELFGKKEKPKRDTITFDLEEERKKFEQELAEEKKREQEEEEKKNNNTLNTTVTPHKEDDEAEAEAP
- the tsaD gene encoding tRNA (adenosine(37)-N6)-threonylcarbamoyltransferase complex transferase subunit TsaD, with protein sequence MGPYILAIESSCDETAASVIGNGKILSNIVATQDVHIKYGGIVPELASRAHQQNIIPVVDQALLKANITKSMLNAVAVTKGPGLLGSLLVGISFAKSFALGLGIPLIEVNHMQAHILSHFIDEPKPEFPFICLTVSGGHTQIVLVKDYLEMEILGETQDDAVGEAFDKSAKLLGLPYPGGPLIDKYAQEGNPQAYSFPKVDTPGLNFSFSGIKTAILYFLQNNTMKDEQFIAKNLNDICASIQYTLIDILMRKLRKAVQETGIKEVAIAGGVSANKGLRKELETEAQTKGWKVYVPDFQYCTDNAAMIAMAAHFKYVKGDFSNQALVPDPRMNF